From the genome of Vicia villosa cultivar HV-30 ecotype Madison, WI linkage group LG2, Vvil1.0, whole genome shotgun sequence, one region includes:
- the LOC131654096 gene encoding uncharacterized protein LOC131654096 isoform X2 gives MALTSVKMSEEVWLTCATHGFTTESEEIMGLLLGDIEHSKNGAVTALIWGASPQTRSDRRKDRVETKPEQLAAASALADRMTVSTGRITRVIGWYHSHPHITVLPSHVDVRTQGLYQLLDSGFIGLIFSCYNEDATKVGRIQVIAFQSSDGKQNNMLRPVPLSPVNRSSIINIDSSPSTSENVPTRSNFKADNSEQDTGDSRNAGTSKESRKDAGNYLLTNSDTTGVDDPMDMSESMQEAMHRSNLDTSGAEFVRKEIPLYVLPSLSLVNLDSPLSSYTDLQHVLFEEERTAYNQAILQNTRDGKTHPLTFIHHTSTYQASLCKLIEYCLSPAINALQDRLRENEFRLAVLSEEAKSMEVEASMSRGTEASVGSPRRIASPTQQGNLSPRQRNSPGSGESPGSKSVSSPSSRSKRG, from the exons ATGGCTCTCACAAGCGTGAAAATGTCTGAAGAAGTTTGGTTAACTTGCGCAACTCATGGATTCACCACTGAATCGGAAGAGATCATGGGTCTTCTCCTTGGCGACATCGAG CATTCGAAGAATGGGGCTGTGACTGCATTGATATGGGGAGCGTCTCCTCAAACAAGGTCCGATCGGAGAAAAGATCGCGTTGAAACTAAACCTGAACAGTTGGCTGCTGCTTCAGCTCTTGCTGAT AGAATGACTGTTTCAACTGGAAGAATAACCAGGGTGATAGGATGGTACCATTCACACCCTCATATTACTGTTTTGCCTTCACATGTTG ATGTGCGGACTCAGGGATTGTATCAACTTCTTGATTCTGGGTTTATTGGGTTGATTTTTTCTTGTTACAATGAAGATGCAACCAAG GTAGGGAGAATTCAAGTAATTGCTTTCCAGTCATCTGATGGGAAGCAGAATAACATGTTAAGACCCGTACCACTGTCTCCTGTAAATAGAAGCTCCATTATTAATATTGATTCATCACCAAGTACCTCAGAGAATGTACCAACAAGGTCTAACTTCAAGGCAGATAATTCAGAGCAAGACACTGGCGATTCAAGAAATGCGGGTACTAGTAAG GAGAGTAGAAAAGATGCTGGAAACTATCTTCTCACCAATTCAGACACCACCGGAGTTGATGATCCCATGGATATGTCAGAAAGTATGCAGGAAGCTATGCACCGTTCAAATTTGGACACGAG TGGTGCAGAGTTTGTAAGAAAAGAAATCCCCCTCTATGTTTTGCCATCTTTGTCTCTTGTCAACCTTGATTCACCACTATCATCATACACGGATCTGCAACATGTACTGTTTGAAGAGGAGCGGACCGCATATAATCAGGCCATCTTACAAAATACAAG GGACGGGAAAACACATCCACTCACTTTCATACACCACACTTCTACTTATCAGGCTTCCTTATGCAAGTTGATTGAATATTG TTTAAGTCCTGCAATAAACGCACTTCAAGATCGACTCAGGGAGAATGAATTTCGg TTAGCAGTTCTGAGTGAAGAAGCCAAGAGTATGGAGGTGGAGGCGTCTATGTCTAGAGGGACTGAAGCAAGTGTGGGATCTCCCCGTCGAATTGCATCTCCTACACAACAAGGAAATTTGTCTCCTCGTCAGAGAAACTCACCGGGTTCAGGTGAATCTCCTGGTTCGAAAAGTGTATCCAGTCCTAGTAGCCGGAGCAAAAGAGGATAG
- the LOC131654096 gene encoding uncharacterized protein LOC131654096 isoform X1 — MALTSVKMSEEVWLTCATHGFTTESEEIMGLLLGDIEHSKNGAVTALIWGASPQTRSDRRKDRVETKPEQLAAASALADRMTVSTGRITRVIGWYHSHPHITVLPSHVDVRTQGLYQLLDSGFIGLIFSCYNEDATKVGRIQVIAFQSSDGKQNNMLRPVPLSPVNRSSIINIDSSPSTSENVPTRSNFKADNSEQDTGDSRNAGTSKGGGRSLELGSFFANADANYQESRKDAGNYLLTNSDTTGVDDPMDMSESMQEAMHRSNLDTSGAEFVRKEIPLYVLPSLSLVNLDSPLSSYTDLQHVLFEEERTAYNQAILQNTRDGKTHPLTFIHHTSTYQASLCKLIEYCLSPAINALQDRLRENEFRLAVLSEEAKSMEVEASMSRGTEASVGSPRRIASPTQQGNLSPRQRNSPGSGESPGSKSVSSPSSRSKRG, encoded by the exons ATGGCTCTCACAAGCGTGAAAATGTCTGAAGAAGTTTGGTTAACTTGCGCAACTCATGGATTCACCACTGAATCGGAAGAGATCATGGGTCTTCTCCTTGGCGACATCGAG CATTCGAAGAATGGGGCTGTGACTGCATTGATATGGGGAGCGTCTCCTCAAACAAGGTCCGATCGGAGAAAAGATCGCGTTGAAACTAAACCTGAACAGTTGGCTGCTGCTTCAGCTCTTGCTGAT AGAATGACTGTTTCAACTGGAAGAATAACCAGGGTGATAGGATGGTACCATTCACACCCTCATATTACTGTTTTGCCTTCACATGTTG ATGTGCGGACTCAGGGATTGTATCAACTTCTTGATTCTGGGTTTATTGGGTTGATTTTTTCTTGTTACAATGAAGATGCAACCAAG GTAGGGAGAATTCAAGTAATTGCTTTCCAGTCATCTGATGGGAAGCAGAATAACATGTTAAGACCCGTACCACTGTCTCCTGTAAATAGAAGCTCCATTATTAATATTGATTCATCACCAAGTACCTCAGAGAATGTACCAACAAGGTCTAACTTCAAGGCAGATAATTCAGAGCAAGACACTGGCGATTCAAGAAATGCGGGTACTAGTAAG GGTGGGGGGAGATCTTTAGAATTGGGGAGTTTCTTCGCTAATGCTGATGCCAACTATCAGGAGAGTAGAAAAGATGCTGGAAACTATCTTCTCACCAATTCAGACACCACCGGAGTTGATGATCCCATGGATATGTCAGAAAGTATGCAGGAAGCTATGCACCGTTCAAATTTGGACACGAG TGGTGCAGAGTTTGTAAGAAAAGAAATCCCCCTCTATGTTTTGCCATCTTTGTCTCTTGTCAACCTTGATTCACCACTATCATCATACACGGATCTGCAACATGTACTGTTTGAAGAGGAGCGGACCGCATATAATCAGGCCATCTTACAAAATACAAG GGACGGGAAAACACATCCACTCACTTTCATACACCACACTTCTACTTATCAGGCTTCCTTATGCAAGTTGATTGAATATTG TTTAAGTCCTGCAATAAACGCACTTCAAGATCGACTCAGGGAGAATGAATTTCGg TTAGCAGTTCTGAGTGAAGAAGCCAAGAGTATGGAGGTGGAGGCGTCTATGTCTAGAGGGACTGAAGCAAGTGTGGGATCTCCCCGTCGAATTGCATCTCCTACACAACAAGGAAATTTGTCTCCTCGTCAGAGAAACTCACCGGGTTCAGGTGAATCTCCTGGTTCGAAAAGTGTATCCAGTCCTAGTAGCCGGAGCAAAAGAGGATAG
- the LOC131648381 gene encoding uncharacterized protein LOC131648381 gives MASCNFGTQNVKVLNLHFGQKRVGLSQHFGPRSWISRKPLQYTSLVASPQTVRYLTSSNEQSQEIQPVSKSVDGSEEIKPSGLTGDYFPNFNEVEFLLTNLCDTTSIAELELKLDGFHLRVMRGLTENTKTLPPPIPAPEPNGSVSTSSSLTIFKPAPSSISIQGFLDKAADEGLVIIQSPKVGYFRTSRTIKGKRAPSRCKEMQKVEEGKVICYIEQLGGQLPVQSDVSGEIIKILREDGDHVGYGDALIAVLPSFPGIKKLQ, from the exons ATGGCTTCAT GTAACTTTGGGACACAAAATGTCAAAGTATTGAACTTGCACTTTGGTCAAAAAAGAGTTGGGCTTTCACAACATTTTGGTCCTAGAAGTTGGATCAGTAGGAAGCCACTGCAGTACACTAGTTTGGTTGCATCTCCACAGACAGTTAGATATTTAACCTCGTCTAATGAACAATCGCAAGAGATCCAAC CTGTTTCAAAATCAGTAGATGGTTCTGAAGAGATTAAACCTTCTGGTTTAACAGGCGATTATTTTCCCAATTTTAATGAG GTGGAATTCCTCCTCACAAACTTATGTGACACAACTTCAATTGCAGAGCTTGAATTAAAA CTTGATGGATTTCACCTGCGTGTAATGAGGGGTTTGACTGAAAATACTAAAACCCTTCCTCCTCCAATTCCTGCTCCTGAACCAAACGGGTCGGTTTCTACATCGTCATCATTGACCATCTTCAAGCCAGCACCTTCTTCAATATCTATCCAGGGATTCCTAGACAAAGCTGCAGATGAAGGGTTGGTGATAATTCAATCTCCAAAG GTGGGCTACTTCAGAACATCTCGAACCATAAAGGGAAAACGTGCTCCTTCTAGATGTAAAGAG ATGCAAAAGGTTGAGGAGGGGAAAGTGATTTGTTACATTGAACAGCTTGGTGGACAACTGCCAGTTCAG TCTGACGTATCTGGGGAGATCATCAAGATTTTAAGAGAGGATGGTG ATCATGTTGGTTATGGTGACGCACTTATAGCAGTTTTGCCGTCATTTCCCGGAATAAAGAAGCTTCAATAA